In Meriones unguiculatus strain TT.TT164.6M chromosome 17, Bangor_MerUng_6.1, whole genome shotgun sequence, a single window of DNA contains:
- the LOC110564921 gene encoding zinc finger protein OZF-like isoform X3, translated as MCKGGRIGHSSLGVLLNHQVGHKPYEDQEYGRTVYKHKEFGSRSGSPLSLPTCKSAHTGEKPSKSKNCEGGLPRFRSGQRFEEHGCPEEVYVCSQGGKGVLHSSPSPRLEKIQSVKKPHVCELCGKGFARFGNLLRHQRTDTGEDPSLPDRLGKTLLPSACRRKRVRGRNGEKPYACEQCGKTFLDSTYFRIHRRSHTGVKPYVCRECGKAFTASRYLKSHELTHTREKSYVCEQCGNAFTFWYQFQKHKVSHSGVNPYVCKQCGKGFSYSSSLKTHERVHTGHRPYVCKHCGKTFGSSGNLKRHGSTHTGERLYVCTQCGKSFNNHGSFRFHGRMHAGENPYRCKQCGKDLASSSSLQCHERNHSGDKPFVCLQCGKAFSSDGSLRKHKIMHSEEKPYMCQQCGKAFRRFFEVRVHERIHSSERPYECKTCGRGFLSSTHLRRHVPIHSRTAKDVCK; from the coding sequence GACGGACGGTTTATAAACATAAGGAGTTTGGGAGCAGATCCGGTTCTCCTCTGTCCCTTCCGACTTGTAAAAgcgctcacactggagagaaaccttctaaaAGTAAGAACTGTGAAGGAGGCCTTCCTCGTTTCAGATCTGGTCAGAGGTTTGAAGAACATGGCTGTCCTGAGGAGGTGTATGTGTGCAGTCAAGGTGGGAAAGGTGTTCTCCATTCCAGTCCTTCACCGAGGCTTGAAAAGATTCAGAGCGTTAAGAAGCCCCATGTGTGCGAACTGTGTGGGAAGGGCTTTGCTCGGTTCGGTAACCTTCTAAGACATCAGAGGACTGACACGGGAGAGGATCCCTCTCTGCCCGATCGTTTGGGGAAaactcttcttccttctgcttgCCGTCGAAAACGTGTGAGAGGTCGCAATGGTGAGAAGCCCTATGCGTGCGAGCAGTGTGGGAAGACTTTCCTCGACTCCACTTACTTCCGCATACACAGAAGAAGTCACACTGGTGTGAAGCCCTACGTCTGCAGggaatgtggcaaagcctttacCGCCTCCCGCTACCTTAAGTCACACGAGCTGACACACACCCGGGAGAAGTCTTACGTCTGTGAGCAGTGTGGGAACGCCTTCACATTTTGGTATCAGTTCCAAAAGCATAAAGTGAGTCACAGCGGCGTGAACCCGTACGTTTGTAAGCAGTGTGGGAAAGGCTTCAGCTACTCCAGTTCCCTGAAAACGCACGAGCGCGTCCACACCGGTCACAGGCCCTACGTGTGTAAGCACTGTGGGAAAACCTTCGGCAGTTCGGGCAACCTTAAAAGGCACGGGAGTACGCACACCGGGGAGAGGCTGTACGTGTGCACGCAGTGTGGGAAGTCGTTCAACAATCACGGCTCCTTCCGCTTCCACGGCAGAATGCATGCCGGAGAGAACCCCTACAGGTGCAAGCAGTGCGGGAAGGACCTCGCCTCCTCCTCCTCGCTGCAGTGCCACGAACGGAACCACTCCGGGGACAAGCCTTTCGTGTGTTTGCAGTGCGGGAAAGCCTTCAGCTCCGACGGTTCCCTTCGAAAGCATAAAATAATGCACAGTGAAGAGAAGCCCTACATGTGCCAGCAGTGCGGGAAAGCCTTCCGTCGCTTCTTCGAGGTTCGGGTGCACGAGCGGATCCACAGCAGCGAGAGACCCTACGAATGCAAGACCTGTGGGCGGGGCTTTCTGAGTTCAACTCACCTGCGAAGACACGTACCAATTCATAGTAGAACAGCTAAGGATGTTTGTAAATAA